The following DNA comes from Eubalaena glacialis isolate mEubGla1 chromosome 1, mEubGla1.1.hap2.+ XY, whole genome shotgun sequence.
GAGTTACAGAACATGTGCTTCAGAGGGAGAAACACAGACATACTGACACTTTCTTATGAAATGAGCAGACCTATTTTTTTGGAGTTATActcctttattggagtataattgcttcacaatactgtgttagtttctgttgtataacaaaatgaatcagctatatgcatacatatgtccccatatcccctactTCTTGGACCTATGGTTTTGATGAAAAGCTTGTCCAATTTTTTCTCAGCTTTACCTGGCACCAAAGAATAAGTGcccatttatattcattttaaaaatagacatgtGCTTCAGAAGCTAATGCCTGTTCAGCAATACCGCCTAGAAACTTAAGGATCATCCTGAATTTTAGTCATTTCTGAAGTGACTGTTGAAAGTTAGTTTTTTACATTGCAAAAAAAATAAGTTGCTTTTTTCTGCCTAGATACACAGTACTGTTTGACAGTACATCACTTTACCAGTCATGGAAGGAGTACATCCATCACCAAAAAGTGTGCCTCCACAAGCGAATGTCATTTTGTTGGCTGCCACCACAGCCGAGATTCTGAACACACGGTaaggagcgtgtgtgtgtgtaaagctaCTGTCCTGTGGTTTCTTGATGGTGATGGCTGGTTGTATataaagaggcaggaaggataaATAATGTCAAACATACGTATACTTTGAGAGACTCCCTTACACTGATACAATGGAGATGAAAGAAGCAGCCTTTCTGTCCATCAAACAATAATATTACTAAAAACAAATGATAATTCTCAGATTCCAGAGCTAGACCCCGGGGTCTAGACCTTGGACTTTGGGTGAGTTGTCTGAAGTCAACTCTGGAAGCCCCAAAAGCAAACAGTCCATGCATGAGAGGATGACCAACACTATAGAGCCCAGCTTACATATTTCGTTTATGGCTAGAAATCACCAAGAGCACTGCACCGAGAAggtggaaagaggaaaatggtgaCAAACTTTTACAAAGGAAACCTTGTCTCACTTTTACTGCCTCTGCTTAGACGAGGTGAGACTCTGAGAGGTTAACCCCAGCTTATTAAAATGAGCAATAGATACATTTTAGATGAATCTatctcttcagttttctcattctaCCATTCTAAATGAGCATTTTACTCTTTTACATGCCTGGAATCCTGAAATGGTTGAGAAAAAATTACTTGAAGGTATGTTAATTTCATGAGATCTTAGAATTCAATTTAGCCTATACCTAAAGAAAATGGTCCTGACAccagtggctttttaaaaaaatttagtttagTGTGGTTGATTTaaagtgttgtgttaatttctgctgtacaccaaaatgactcagttatacatatattctttttcatattcttttccattatggtttatcacaggatattgaatatagttccctgtgctatgcagtaggaccttgttggttatccatcctatatataacagtttgcatctgctaaccccaaactcccaatccttccctccccgacccctctcccccttggcaaccacaagtcggttctctatgtctgtgagtcagtttctgtttcatagaaaaGTTCAGTTGCTGACACCACTGGCTTTTAGCTCCAGCTACAAAGGAGAATCTGGAATCTGCTGGGGAGCTTTTGTGGGGGGTGGGCATCCCATACCAATTGAAGCAACTTCAGAGTGAGATCCTGGgcctcagggattttttttttttttttttaagttccccaAGGTGATTTTGATGTGTagccaggattgagaaccactgaggtaGATGATACTTTATCTTACCTGACCATCCTGGAAGCCATTTGATATAGATACTTTATCCTGAAAGCCTCTGTGAATGTCCTGGTTTATCAGGTTGAGGCGTTGTATCCGATATCATGACAGGGAGTGCTTCCCTTGAGAACACCTTGTGCTGTGAGGGAGCATGCCATTGCCACTGTAAAGATAGGAATCAGTGTTAGTACAGACAACAGAGTGATAATTATCCCCTAACAAGTAGtactgagaaagaaaatcaatgaccAATCCAAAAGGTTCctagcttttatttttgtttcagtgtTTCTGCTTACAAACCTTCAGAAGAGTTGTTGGCTCAGTTAAGCAGTCTTATTCAGTTTGCCTTTCTCTTGCCTATGCTTGGGTTGATGCAGGTAAATCACACTTAAAATGAAAAGACTCTCAAGATGGTTTTTACTTTGAGGTAAGTGGGGGGAAGGGTGCCCAAGGGCCTGGATGACTCACAGACTAAAAGCCAACTCAATTCTGTCCTCAGAGAGGTCGTTAACCTCCTAAATGTTTGCACTTCAGTTACTGTCTCACTGCAACCACTTAAGAGACCCCCCCCAAGCCAGAACTGCCCAGCCAGGCCCTTCCTGAATTCCCACCTCAAAGAAACATTTCCACTTAGAAAAATTACAGTATGAAAGGttacctagggcttccctggtggcacagtggttgagactctgcctgccaatgcaggggacacgggttcgagccctggtctgggaagatcccacatgccgtggagcaactaggcccgtgagccacaactgctgagcctgtgctccgcaacaagagaggctgcgatagtgagaggcctgtgcactgcgatgaagagtggcccccgctcgccgcaactggagaaagccctcgcacagaaatgaagacccaacacagccaaaaataaataataattaaaaaatgaatatctgcttataaaaaaaaaaaagttacctattGGGAgaaaagatggcagagtagaaggacacgAGCTCATCTTCCCttaagaaaacaccaaaatcacagctaactgctgaacaaccgtTGACAAGAAAAATGCtgaaacctaccaaaaaagatatcctacatccaaagacaaagagccACAAGGAGATGGTAGAAGGGGTGCAActgtgataaaatcaaatcccataccggcccagtgggcaacccacaaactggaaaataattctgtcacagaagttcacccacaggagtgaaagttctgagccccacatcaagctccccagcctgggggtctggcaatgggaggagccccccccccccagagaatctggctttgaaggccactgGAGTTTGtcacaggaattccacaggactggaggaaacaaactccactcttagagggcacacacaaggtcttGTGTGACTAGGACCCAGGGAGAAAAGCAGGGACCTCATAAGAgtctgggccagacctacctgctggtattggagggtctccttcactgcagggacaaagacactggcagtggTAGTTCTGGGAAGTTCTCATTGGCATGAACCCTCTGGGAGCctgccattttctcaccaagacgtggccccacccaacagcctgtaggctcctgTGCTGGGACACctgaggccaaacaaccaatggggtgggaacacagccccacccatcaacagacaggctgcttaaagtcttcctgagcacacAGCTAAATATACCTcctgacacggccctgcccaccagagggacatgacccagctccacccaccagtgggcaggaaacACTCCCTCCCACCAAAAAGCCTGCttaagcccctggaccaacctcctTTGATATACGCAGATCAATCAGTGTggtacaccacatcaacaaattgaagaataaaaatcacatgatcatctcaatagatgcagaaaaagcttttgacaaaattcaccacccatttatgataaaaactctccagaaagtgggcatagagggaaccaacctcaacctaatgaaggccatatatgacaaacccacagctaacatcatactcaacagtgaaaagctgaaagcatttcctctaagatcaggaacaagacaaggatgtccactcttgccacttctactcAACATGGTTTTGGATGTCCCAGCCatggcaaccagagaagaaaaagaaaaagaatccacattgaaaaagaagtaaaactgttactgtttccagatgacatgatactataaatagaaaaccctaaagatgctaccagaaaacaaccagagctcatcaatgaatttggtaaagttgtgggatacaaaaatctcttgcattcctatatgctaacaatgaaagatcagaaagagaaatcaaagaaataatcccaattaccactgcatcaaaaagaacaaaatacctaggaataaacctacctaaggaggcaaaagacctgtactcagaaaactataagacactgatgaaagaaatcaaagatgacacaaacaaatggagagatataccatattcttgaattggaagaatcaatgttgtcaaaatgactatactacccaaagcaatctacagattcaatgcaatccctatcaaattaccactggcactttttacagaactaaaacaaaaagttttaaaatctgtatggagacacaaaagaccccaaatagccaaagcaatcctgagaaagaaaaactgagttggaggaatcaggctccctgacttcagactgtaccaCTTACAAagagctacagtaaccaaaacagtatggtactggcacaaaaacagaaatatagatccatggaacacgatagaaagcccagagataaacccacacacctatggtcaattaatctatgacaaacaaggcaagactatacaatggagaaaagacagcctcttcaataaatggtgctgggaaaactggacagctacatgtaaaagaatgaaattagaacactccctaacaccatatacaaaaataaactcaaagtggattaaagacctaaatgtaaggcctgatactctgaaactcttagaggaaaacataggcagaacactctggcataaatcgcagcaatatcttttttgatccgtctcctagaataatggaaataaaacaagcaaacgaaaaaaaaaaggacctaattaaactcaagagcttttgtacagcaaaggaaaccataaacaaaacgaaaagacaacccacagaatgggagaaaatatttgcaaatgaagcaactgacaaaggattaatctccaaatatacaagcagctcaatatcaaaaaaacaacccaatcaaaaaatgggcagaagacctaaatagacatttctccaaagaagacatacagatggcctagaggcacatgaaaaggctcaacaccactaattattagagaaatgcaaatcaaaactataacgagatatcacctcacaccagttagaatggccatcatcaaaaagtttacagacaataaatgctggagaggatgtggagaaaagaggaacctcctacactgttggtgggaatgtaaattggtacagccactatggagaacagtatggaggttccttaaaaaactaaaaatagaactaccatatgacccagcaatcccactcctgggcatataaccatggtttgaaaggatacatgcaccccaatgttcattgcagcactgtttacaatagccaagacatggaagtaacctaaatgtccattgagagatgaatggataaagaagatgtggtacatatatacaatggaatattactcagccattaaaaagaatgaaataatgccatttgcagcaacacggatgacCTGGAGATTGTCTTTCTGATTTAGCAtgataaatatatgatatcacttatatgctgaatcttaaaaaaaaaaaaaaagatgatacaaatgaacttatttacaaaacagaaacagactcacagactttgaaaacaaacttatggttaccaaaggggaaaggtgggggagagggataaattgggagtttggggttgatatttacacactactatattttaaatagataaccagcaaggacctactgtatagcacagggaactctgctcaatattctgggaatatttatatgggaaaagaatttgaaaaagaatagatacatgtctatgtataactgttcaggtgctggacacctgaaactaacacatcaactataatccaatataaaataaaaatatttttaaagaaaacttaccTATTAACTATTCTTCAGAAATATTCTTAATGGctacataatattaaaatatgtgtttGTACTATAATTTATCTAAttccttattaaaaatattaggcagcttttaatatttctctatTCTAAAAAAAGCCCCACATAATCTTTGTGATTTTGGTGCATATTACTGGATTGATTTATATAAATAATCTTGAAGCTCTTGATAAAGATTGCCAAATTACTCCCCAGAAAAACTGAAGCAATTATATTCTCAGTAGCAGTGTTTGAGAATATCAAAATTACTACCATGTCATGGACCCAGGCTCATGTACATTTTGGAAATCTTCGTCAATTTGATAGGAAAAAggtatattttcaaattcataatttttattaagtctcaaacatttaaaaaataagatagcaTTTTTCTCTTGTATGccattatattttagaaaatttttaagttgaaataaaaatttatatactcataagagataaaaaaaataattctgtccTCAGAGCTGAAgaaggcttttgtttttcttcatttgacccttccctcttcttccctttattcacttgctctttccttctcctcttcctttggTAACAGGAGTGTAGGTCTTGCTGTGAAGGGATGATCTGCAATGTAGAGTTACCCACCAACCACACTAATGCGGTCTTTGCTGTGATGCATGCTCAGAGGACGTCTGGCAGCTGTGCCCCTGCGCTCCACCTACTACTGCTGGCCTGGGCCTTCGTGCTGTTGTTGATGTGATACCACCATtcctgggagaggcagagacCAGCCCTCTAAAGCACAAGCCAACAACTGTATAAACAGTGAACTTTGGAGTGAAGACCAATCTTGCACTTGGTGAAGAATGCTCATTGGACCCCAAAGCAGAAGCCAGTTGTTGCTTAGCTAAAATGCTCCTGCACGAGGCCACTGAGGAAGAGGACTTGGCAGGGACTGAGGGATTATGTGGATTTTATATTTCTTGATCAGAGGGGCTGCATTTTGTCACTTCTGCAAGGAGAGTCTTGCCAGCATCTACTACGGGCAGGTTCAGTAGCCTGTATTGTCCCCACCTGACCAGGCCTGCAGCAGAAAGGACTCCTTGACCTGATCAACTCCTTCAGGGGCTGCTGGATCAGACCCTCTCTTTTCCGTGATTAGCTCAGAGCATTTCTATGAAATATAACCCTTCCCCAATAAGAAAGCAATTTCCCCGCCAACGGTGTAGTCAATGAGAAGGGCAACTACAGGAAGAAAACTTCCAGTTGAACTAATATGAAACCCATTTGCTAATTGTGGGgggaaataaaacttttaaatt
Coding sequences within:
- the LYPD6B gene encoding ly6/PLAUR domain-containing protein 6B; amino-acid sequence: MLLLCHALTVAVAQTFIFSENRAFAKNINFYNVRPPLDPTPFPNSFKCFTCENAGDNYNCNRWAEDKWCPQNTQYCLTVHHFTSHGRSTSITKKCASTSECHFVGCHHSRDSEHTECRSCCEGMICNVELPTNHTNAVFAVMHAQRTSGSCAPALHLLLLAWAFVLLLM